Proteins found in one Quercus robur chromosome 2, dhQueRobu3.1, whole genome shotgun sequence genomic segment:
- the LOC126715597 gene encoding uncharacterized protein LOC126715597, producing the protein MIGVGKIKQYSNVLDKPLSKGKQEVSLSAFAFLFSELVQYNQTQVDNIAELERRLEDAGYAVGARVLELLCHRDKGNRRETRLLGILSFVHSTVWKVLFGKVADSLEKGTEHEDEYMISEKELLVNRFISIPKDMGTFNCGAFVAGIVRGVLDSAGFPAVVTAHFVPMEGQQRPRTTILIKFAEEVLRREARLG; encoded by the exons ATGATCGGAGTTGGGAAGATCAAGCAGTACTCGAACGTTCTCGACAAGCCTCTCAGCAAGGGCAAGCAagag gtgAGTTTGAGTGCGTTTGCGTTCTTGTTTTCGGAGCTTGTCCAATACAATCAGACGCAGGTGGACAATATTGCCGAGTTAGAACGAAG GCTGGAGGATGCAGGCTATGCTGTTGGGGCTCGAGTTTTGGAACTTCTTTGCCATAGGGATAAG GGAAACAGAAGGGAAACACGATTGTTGGGCATTCTTTCGTTTGTACACAGCACAGTATGGAAGGTGTTATTTGGAAAG GTGGCTGACTCACTTGAGAAAGGCACCGAACATGAAGATGAATACATGATCAGCGAAAAGGAGCTCCTTGTGAATAG ATTTATTTCAATTCCAAAAGACATGGGGACATTTAACTGTGGGGCGTTTGTTGCTGGAATAGTAAGA GGTGTTTTGGATAGTGCTGGTTTTCCAGCTGTTGTAACAGCTCATTTTGTGCCCATGGAAGGTCAGCAAAGGCCTCGAACAaccattttaataaaatttgctgaGGAG GTACTACGAAGAGAAGCAAGGTTAGGTTGA
- the LOC126704890 gene encoding uncharacterized protein LOC126704890 encodes MESDDEWITEKEEPCLPEDTSWMDIHECFEVNEEGCSRKRKRGPRNLNAKKKSKEKVIEVEEPEEIVDVGDDEEDVQEDANDEMILQDDEDDNFIDLDYGDDFDDFD; translated from the exons ATGGAATCTGATGATGAATGGATTACCGAAAAGGAAGAACCTTGCTTGCCAGAAGATACTTCATGGATGGACATTCATGAATGCTTTGAAGTTAATGAGGAAGGATgtagtagaaaaagaaagagag gtcCAAGAAATTTGAAtgccaaaaagaaaagtaaagaaaaagttattgaaGTTGAAGAACCAGAAGAGATAGTGGATGTTggagatgatgaagaagatgtaCAAGAAGATGCCAATGATGAAATGATTTTGcaagatgatgaagatgataaCTTCATTGACTTGGACTATGGAGatgattttgatgattttgattag